One window from the genome of Cyclobacterium amurskyense encodes:
- a CDS encoding SDR family NAD(P)-dependent oxidoreductase, giving the protein MKGSNIVIIGGNSGIGKKVEEILINEGAKVFSYSRSNSGSNHLDILEDFEEIPKLPDVVHGLVYCPGTINLKPFKRLKISEFRQDLEINYLGAIKTLQYLESFLKKAKNASVVLYSTVAVQTGLGFHSSVAGAKGAIEGLTRSLAAEWANSGIRVNAIAPSLTDTALANSLLSTDEKKIAAANRHPLGRFGTVDDIASSTVFLLSDKSSWITGQILKVDGGMSVIK; this is encoded by the coding sequence ATGAAGGGGAGCAATATTGTAATTATAGGGGGAAACAGTGGGATTGGTAAAAAGGTAGAAGAAATACTTATCAACGAAGGGGCTAAAGTATTTTCTTATTCAAGATCCAATTCGGGTTCCAATCATTTGGATATCCTAGAAGATTTTGAAGAGATACCCAAGCTACCTGATGTAGTACACGGATTGGTTTATTGCCCGGGGACCATCAACCTAAAACCTTTTAAGCGGCTTAAGATTAGTGAATTTAGACAGGATTTAGAAATCAATTATTTGGGTGCAATAAAAACTCTACAATACTTGGAAAGTTTCTTAAAAAAAGCCAAAAATGCTTCTGTTGTACTTTATAGCACTGTTGCAGTTCAGACTGGCTTGGGCTTTCACAGCTCAGTGGCAGGAGCAAAAGGAGCGATTGAAGGACTTACTAGGTCTCTTGCTGCAGAATGGGCTAACTCAGGGATTCGCGTAAATGCTATTGCACCATCTCTCACTGACACTGCTCTAGCAAATTCCTTGCTTTCCACTGATGAAAAAAAAATAGCTGCAGCCAATAGACATCCTCTAGGACGATTTGGAACAGTCGATGACATCGCATCCTCTACTGTTTTTTTATTATCAGACAAATCATCATGGATAACTGGACAAATATTAAAGGTCGATGGAGGCATGTCTGTAATTAAATAG
- the folE gene encoding GTP cyclohydrolase I FolE, protein MKQKETLLNSAEIDLNQTIDDLGDEHISSSHETPLREDAFEMDDDLKMELIEKHFKEIMNILGMDLKDDSLKGTPRRVAKMFVKEVFSGLDPKNKPEVKLFQNKYRYNEMLVEKDITFFSHCEHHFVPIYGKAHVAYISKGNVIGLSKINRIVQYFAKRPQVQERLTVQIGNELKTALGTDDVAVIMDADHMCVSSRGVRDTTSSTVTSFYSGQFENDSQKRNEFLKYISMAR, encoded by the coding sequence ATGAAACAGAAAGAAACTTTGTTGAATTCAGCGGAGATTGATCTCAATCAAACCATTGACGACTTAGGAGACGAACATATTTCTTCCTCCCATGAAACTCCATTGAGGGAAGATGCCTTTGAAATGGATGATGACCTGAAAATGGAATTGATTGAAAAACATTTTAAAGAGATAATGAACATTCTAGGAATGGACCTCAAAGATGATAGCCTGAAAGGCACACCACGTAGAGTTGCAAAAATGTTTGTTAAAGAGGTTTTTTCAGGCTTAGATCCTAAAAACAAACCTGAGGTAAAATTATTTCAGAATAAATACCGATACAATGAAATGTTGGTGGAGAAAGACATCACATTTTTCTCCCATTGTGAGCACCATTTTGTGCCCATTTATGGTAAGGCCCATGTGGCTTATATTTCCAAAGGAAATGTTATTGGTTTGTCTAAGATCAATAGGATTGTCCAATATTTCGCTAAAAGGCCTCAAGTTCAAGAAAGGCTTACAGTTCAAATTGGCAACGAGTTAAAAACAGCCTTGGGAACTGATGATGTAGCTGTAATTATGGATGCAGACCATATGTGTGTATCCAGCAGAGGCGTTAGAGACACCACCAGTAGCACGGTAACCTCTTTCTACAGTGGGCAATTTGAAAATGATTCCCAAAAGAGAAATGAGTTTCTCAAGTACATTTCAATGGCCCGGTAA
- the rseP gene encoding RIP metalloprotease RseP, producing the protein MDTLIMVAQLLLGLSILVGLHELGHLLAAKMFGMRVEKFSIGFPPKIIGFQWKETEYSIGAIPLGGFVKISGMVDESLDAEQMSAEPQPWEFRSKPAWQRLIVMLGGIFVNVITGIIIFVFLVYSKGETYFSRDQVIEHGIVAYDIGQQIGLQDGDKILDINGVPYESLNDLSGGNALLSSDGYYTIERDGERMKITIPRGFINSFSNEENMSNFISIRFPFTISEVNPKGTAVKAGIQKGDKIVAVNDQPIEYFNELQSALGEYKGETIELTLVRDQQEIITSLDVMEDGTIGIAAENLIEPVRKKYTFAQSIPLGAERAFSVVIINARAMGKMFTGEVSTKNVSGPIGMAKIYGSTWDWLKFWSITGLISMILAFMNLLPIPALDGGHVMFLLYEMVSGRSPSDRFLENAQKIGMVLLLAIMVFAIGNDILKLFTGS; encoded by the coding sequence ATGGATACATTAATAATGGTAGCGCAATTGCTACTCGGCCTGTCGATTTTAGTCGGCTTACATGAATTGGGACACCTTCTGGCAGCAAAAATGTTTGGAATGAGGGTTGAAAAGTTTTCCATTGGGTTTCCGCCTAAAATCATCGGGTTCCAATGGAAAGAAACTGAATATTCTATAGGAGCAATTCCTCTGGGGGGCTTTGTCAAAATCTCCGGAATGGTAGATGAGTCCCTTGATGCCGAACAAATGTCAGCGGAACCTCAACCTTGGGAGTTTCGCTCCAAACCAGCATGGCAAAGACTAATAGTAATGTTAGGGGGTATATTCGTAAACGTAATTACAGGTATTATCATTTTTGTCTTTTTGGTATACAGTAAAGGAGAAACCTATTTCTCCCGTGACCAAGTAATTGAACACGGTATAGTGGCTTATGACATTGGGCAGCAAATAGGACTTCAAGATGGAGACAAAATCTTAGACATCAATGGAGTTCCATATGAATCCTTGAATGACCTAAGCGGTGGAAATGCCCTTCTTAGCTCTGATGGATATTATACGATTGAAAGAGATGGCGAGCGCATGAAAATTACCATTCCAAGAGGTTTTATCAATTCCTTTTCGAATGAAGAAAACATGTCTAATTTTATTAGCATTCGATTCCCTTTCACTATATCAGAAGTAAATCCTAAAGGAACAGCCGTGAAAGCAGGTATCCAAAAAGGAGACAAAATAGTGGCTGTCAATGATCAACCTATAGAATATTTCAATGAACTTCAGTCAGCATTGGGAGAGTATAAGGGGGAAACGATAGAATTAACCTTAGTAAGAGATCAGCAGGAAATCATTACCAGTTTAGATGTTATGGAAGACGGTACTATTGGTATAGCTGCTGAAAACCTAATTGAACCTGTAAGAAAGAAATATACATTTGCTCAATCCATACCTCTAGGAGCTGAGAGAGCTTTTAGCGTGGTAATTATCAATGCCCGGGCCATGGGAAAAATGTTTACTGGTGAGGTCTCTACAAAAAATGTAAGTGGACCAATAGGAATGGCCAAGATCTATGGTTCTACCTGGGATTGGTTAAAATTCTGGTCAATTACCGGTCTAATTTCCATGATATTGGCATTTATGAACCTATTGCCCATCCCTGCATTGGATGGAGGACATGTTATGTTCTTACTGTATGAAATGGTTTCTGGCAGAAGTCCTTCTGACAGGTTCCTAGAGAATGCGCAAAAGATCGGTATGGTTCTTTTATTAGCCATCATGGTATTTGCTATAGGGAATGATATTCTTAAGCTTTTCACAGGTAGCTAA
- the lon gene encoding endopeptidase La codes for MNNNDNQLYHSLMLGDFSGEGDLIQLITDEDDETSIKEENYANEIPILSVRNTVLFPGVVIPITVGRQRSIKLVKKAQKGDKLIGVCAQRNPNIEDPSWEDIYHVGTLAKIVKMIVLPDGNTTIIIQGKKRFKIDEELTEDPYFQAKVSYLDESFPKNDEKIEALEQSLKESAFKILQLNPEIPREAQVALDNIDSTPFLTHFLSSNINAPVDSKQKLLEINDGIERATLLLEFMMKDIQMLELKNEIQKKVHTDIDQQQRDYFLRQQMKVLQTELGDEGPDKEVEELRARGKKKKWPKEVANQFNKELDKILRMNPATAEYPIAINYAEVLVDLPWNEFTTDNFDLNRAKKILDRDHSGLDKVKDRIIEYLAVLKLKQDLKGPILCLYGPPGVGKTSLGKSIAKALGRKYVRMSLGGLHDESEIRGHRKTYIGAMPGKIIQNMKKGKSSNPVFVLDEIDKLSTDFRGDPSSAFLEVLDPEQNNAFVDNFVEVDYDLSKVLFIATANTLETLQPALRDRMEIIEVTGYTMEEKVEIAKKHLVPKQKREHGLKSKDVTFAKDALVKIIEDYTRESGVRSLERQIGKVIRNIAKSIAMEEPYQKKITPALVRNILGGEIFDKEIYQDNSIAGVVTGLAWTSVGGEILFIEASISKGKGKLTLSGQLGDVMKESAMTAISYLKSHADIMGIDYRVFDQYDLHIHVPAGAVPKDGPSAGITMLTAIASVYTQRKVKSKLAMTGEITLRGKVMPVGGIKEKILAAKRAGIEDIILCKRNQRDIEEIDDSYLKGVRFHFVDHVSEVLALALLEEKVSNPVKFTFEGEGKKSEAL; via the coding sequence ATGAACAATAACGACAATCAATTATATCATTCACTAATGTTGGGAGATTTTTCTGGAGAAGGTGACCTTATCCAATTAATCACCGATGAAGATGATGAAACCAGCATAAAGGAAGAAAATTACGCAAATGAAATACCCATACTTTCGGTAAGAAATACGGTATTGTTTCCGGGTGTGGTCATCCCAATCACTGTTGGTAGACAGCGGTCAATAAAGCTGGTAAAAAAAGCCCAGAAAGGAGATAAACTTATAGGGGTGTGTGCCCAAAGGAACCCTAATATTGAAGACCCTTCCTGGGAGGACATTTATCATGTTGGCACACTAGCCAAAATTGTGAAAATGATCGTTTTGCCTGATGGCAATACAACTATTATTATACAGGGTAAAAAACGATTTAAAATTGATGAGGAATTAACTGAAGACCCTTATTTCCAGGCAAAGGTTTCCTATCTGGATGAGAGTTTTCCAAAAAATGATGAGAAGATAGAGGCCCTAGAGCAATCGCTCAAAGAATCGGCTTTTAAAATTCTACAGTTAAATCCAGAAATCCCAAGAGAAGCCCAGGTAGCTCTTGACAATATCGACAGCACACCATTTCTTACTCATTTTCTTTCATCAAACATCAATGCACCGGTAGATTCCAAACAAAAATTATTAGAAATCAATGACGGCATAGAAAGAGCCACCTTGCTGCTCGAATTCATGATGAAAGACATTCAGATGCTTGAACTCAAAAATGAGATTCAAAAAAAGGTGCATACTGATATTGACCAGCAACAGCGGGATTACTTCTTAAGACAGCAAATGAAAGTCCTTCAAACCGAATTAGGTGACGAAGGACCTGACAAAGAAGTAGAAGAATTACGTGCAAGGGGTAAAAAGAAAAAATGGCCAAAAGAAGTAGCCAATCAATTCAATAAAGAATTGGATAAAATCCTTAGAATGAATCCTGCTACGGCCGAATACCCTATTGCTATCAATTATGCTGAAGTGTTGGTAGACCTTCCATGGAACGAATTCACTACAGACAACTTCGATCTCAATCGAGCGAAGAAAATTCTGGACAGAGACCATTCCGGATTAGATAAGGTAAAGGACAGGATTATCGAATACCTGGCAGTACTTAAACTAAAACAAGACCTCAAAGGTCCGATCCTTTGTCTATATGGCCCTCCAGGCGTAGGAAAGACTTCTTTAGGCAAATCCATAGCCAAAGCTTTGGGTAGAAAATACGTTAGAATGTCCCTTGGTGGACTACATGATGAATCAGAAATTAGAGGGCATAGAAAGACCTATATTGGTGCCATGCCTGGAAAAATTATTCAAAACATGAAAAAGGGAAAGTCCTCAAATCCTGTTTTTGTTTTGGACGAAATAGATAAATTGAGCACAGATTTTAGAGGAGATCCCTCATCAGCATTTTTGGAGGTCTTAGACCCTGAGCAAAACAATGCTTTTGTGGATAATTTTGTAGAGGTAGATTACGATCTATCTAAAGTACTCTTTATTGCCACAGCAAATACCCTAGAAACTCTACAACCTGCACTAAGAGACAGAATGGAAATCATAGAGGTGACAGGCTATACTATGGAGGAAAAGGTGGAAATTGCTAAAAAGCATTTGGTCCCCAAACAAAAAAGAGAACACGGTCTAAAATCAAAAGACGTGACTTTTGCCAAAGATGCATTGGTTAAAATCATAGAGGACTATACAAGAGAATCTGGTGTAAGAAGCTTGGAAAGACAAATAGGTAAGGTAATTAGAAACATTGCTAAATCTATTGCAATGGAAGAGCCTTATCAGAAAAAAATCACTCCTGCCTTAGTTAGAAATATTCTTGGTGGAGAAATATTCGATAAGGAAATTTATCAGGACAATTCCATCGCTGGGGTCGTTACAGGACTTGCCTGGACTTCTGTTGGAGGAGAAATTTTATTTATTGAAGCAAGTATCAGTAAAGGAAAAGGAAAGCTTACCCTTTCAGGACAGCTAGGTGATGTCATGAAAGAATCAGCCATGACCGCTATATCTTACCTGAAATCTCATGCTGATATAATGGGCATAGATTACCGTGTCTTTGATCAATATGATTTACATATCCATGTACCTGCTGGTGCCGTCCCTAAGGATGGACCGTCTGCTGGAATCACTATGCTTACAGCAATAGCCTCAGTCTACACCCAAAGAAAAGTCAAATCCAAGTTAGCAATGACTGGGGAAATTACTTTAAGGGGTAAAGTAATGCCCGTAGGTGGAATCAAAGAGAAGATCTTGGCAGCAAAAAGAGCTGGAATTGAAGACATCATCCTTTGTAAAAGGAATCAGAGAGACATCGAAGAAATCGATGACTCTTACCTCAAAGGTGTTAGGTTTCATTTTGTTGATCACGTAAGTGAAGTTTTAGCATTAGCACTTCTTGAAGAAAAAGTATCTAATCCCGTGAAGTTTACTTTCGAGGGAGAGGGGAAGAAATCTGAAGCATTGTAA
- a CDS encoding flavin reductase family protein encodes MKHFTKEALLTAGTAYNKNFINCLSGYKSLNLIGSINEESSETNLAPFSQVFHIGANPPTVGILFRPHSVERHTLENILQNGNFTLNHVTESFYKEAHLSSARWERSEFEATGLKEEYLNNFIAPFVEKSPLKVACLLKDKITLAVNETVLIIGSIEEVWIKPQAVEEDGFISLDKLGTITVSGLDSYHIANKLARLTYAKPDKPVKEL; translated from the coding sequence ATGAAGCATTTCACCAAAGAAGCACTGTTAACCGCTGGTACTGCCTACAATAAAAATTTTATAAACTGCCTGAGCGGATATAAAAGCCTGAATTTAATTGGAAGTATCAACGAAGAAAGTTCAGAAACAAACCTTGCTCCGTTTAGTCAGGTTTTCCATATTGGGGCCAATCCACCTACAGTAGGTATTTTATTCCGCCCCCATTCCGTGGAACGACACACTTTGGAAAACATCCTACAAAATGGAAATTTCACACTCAACCATGTGACAGAATCCTTCTACAAAGAAGCTCACCTTTCCAGTGCCCGATGGGAGAGGTCGGAGTTTGAGGCAACAGGTTTAAAAGAGGAATACTTAAATAATTTCATTGCGCCTTTTGTAGAAAAAAGTCCTTTAAAAGTTGCTTGTCTTCTTAAAGACAAGATCACCTTGGCTGTTAATGAAACGGTATTAATTATCGGAAGTATCGAAGAAGTATGGATAAAGCCACAAGCTGTTGAGGAAGATGGATTCATCTCCCTCGACAAGCTTGGAACCATTACCGTATCTGGATTAGACAGTTATCATATCGCAAATAAACTGGCTAGATTGACCTATGCCAAACCTGATAAACCAGTAAAAGAACTTTAA
- a CDS encoding 1-deoxy-D-xylulose-5-phosphate reductoisomerase: protein MSTNKRVAILGSTGSIGTQALDVIQQHSDKFQVELLTAQNNKDLLIKQAIAFQPNVVVIGNDNYYQEVKDALSKHPIKVYAGAKAIASVVEMETVDIVLTALVGYAGLIPTIKAIEAGKPIALANKETLVVAGDLITKLAKEKAVNIYPVDSEHSAIFQCLVGEFHNPIEKIILTASGGPFRGKDRDYLKNVTKEQALKHPNWDMGAKITIDSASLMNKGLEVIEAKWLFGLDADQIDVVVHPQSIVHSLVQFEDGSIKAQLGLPDMRIPIQFALSYPERIKSDFQRFDFMDYPNLQFEKPDRETFKNLDLAFTALKKGGNAACSLNAANEIAVAAFLQDKVKFLEMSALIEQSMDKISFIKNPSLEDLIATDRETRIISEELISRK, encoded by the coding sequence ATGTCTACAAATAAACGTGTGGCCATTTTAGGCTCAACAGGAAGTATAGGCACCCAAGCTTTAGATGTAATTCAACAACATTCAGACAAGTTTCAGGTAGAATTACTTACTGCTCAGAACAACAAGGACCTATTAATTAAGCAAGCAATTGCTTTCCAACCAAATGTTGTAGTTATTGGTAACGATAATTATTATCAGGAAGTAAAAGATGCGCTTAGTAAACATCCTATCAAAGTTTATGCAGGGGCAAAGGCCATTGCTTCAGTGGTAGAAATGGAAACCGTTGACATAGTATTGACGGCTTTGGTTGGTTATGCTGGTTTAATTCCAACGATAAAAGCCATAGAGGCAGGAAAGCCAATCGCCCTGGCTAACAAAGAAACCTTGGTAGTGGCGGGTGATCTGATCACTAAACTTGCCAAAGAGAAGGCTGTAAACATTTACCCTGTAGATTCAGAACATTCTGCTATCTTTCAATGTCTGGTAGGAGAATTTCACAACCCTATAGAAAAAATTATTCTTACAGCCTCTGGCGGGCCTTTTAGGGGTAAAGACAGGGATTACTTAAAAAATGTCACCAAAGAGCAGGCACTCAAACACCCAAATTGGGACATGGGAGCAAAAATCACAATAGATTCTGCATCTTTGATGAACAAAGGACTTGAAGTGATAGAGGCAAAATGGCTTTTTGGCTTGGACGCTGATCAGATTGATGTAGTTGTACACCCTCAATCCATCGTTCATTCATTGGTCCAATTCGAGGACGGGTCGATAAAGGCACAACTTGGACTACCGGATATGCGTATCCCTATTCAATTTGCATTGTCTTATCCTGAAAGAATCAAATCAGATTTTCAGAGGTTCGATTTCATGGATTACCCTAACCTTCAATTCGAGAAGCCTGACAGAGAAACATTTAAAAACCTGGATTTGGCTTTTACAGCATTGAAAAAAGGAGGAAATGCAGCCTGTTCTTTAAACGCTGCAAACGAAATAGCCGTGGCAGCTTTTTTGCAAGACAAGGTCAAATTTCTTGAAATGTCTGCACTTATTGAACAGAGTATGGATAAAATTAGTTTTATTAAGAACCCTAGTTTAGAAGATTTGATTGCTACAGACAGGGAAACGAGAATAATTTCAGAAGAATTAATAAGTAGAAAATAA
- a CDS encoding S1C family serine protease — protein MLKNVFLVFVAFVGGIAGSWVFHQYLNEELTKKEMVNYIQNEDYPASQVTHLTPTYESSGSAISPVPDSFVEASENSTNSVVFIKNFSGTDTRRYSVFDYFFGQGMPQQTVSTGSGVIFSADGYIITNNHVIDKAETIEVIHKKRTYKASLIGSDANTDIAVLKIEAENLPAIEIGSSRALKIGEWVLAVGNPFNLTSTVTAGIVSAKERQINIMGGEFPLESFIQTDAPINPGNSGGALVNVKGELVGINTAILSRTGSYTGYGFAVPVDIATKIANDLIRYGEVQKAIPGIEVNVITKELAETMDLKSLDGVIVSHVIRNGAAEKSGIKQNDIIVQIDGNAITGKGSFEEALSYYYPGDKITITYLREGKQRNVQITLQNLLGGTGVIKRSFYSSALLGAKLETINAIEMDRYGIPYGVKITSVTRGYLRDLGFGEGFILTHINDEPVKDPEEVGKFLEEFSGQLRVEGLTPGGRSFAQSYSVR, from the coding sequence ATGTTAAAAAATGTTTTTTTAGTTTTTGTGGCATTTGTGGGTGGTATAGCGGGTTCATGGGTGTTTCATCAATATTTGAATGAAGAATTAACTAAAAAGGAAATGGTTAATTACATTCAAAATGAGGATTATCCCGCTTCTCAAGTAACCCATCTTACACCAACTTATGAGTCCTCCGGAAGTGCAATAAGTCCGGTTCCGGATTCTTTTGTTGAAGCATCTGAAAACAGTACCAATTCAGTTGTCTTTATAAAAAATTTCTCAGGAACAGATACTCGAAGATACAGTGTCTTTGACTATTTCTTTGGTCAAGGTATGCCCCAACAAACAGTGAGTACAGGGTCTGGGGTGATTTTTTCAGCGGACGGGTACATCATTACCAATAATCATGTTATTGATAAAGCGGAAACTATAGAAGTTATCCATAAAAAAAGGACTTATAAAGCCAGTCTGATAGGTTCTGATGCCAACACGGATATAGCTGTGTTGAAAATTGAAGCAGAAAACCTTCCGGCAATAGAAATAGGTAGCAGTCGTGCGCTGAAAATTGGAGAATGGGTTTTGGCAGTAGGAAATCCCTTTAATCTCACCTCAACCGTGACAGCGGGGATCGTTTCGGCAAAGGAGAGGCAGATCAATATCATGGGGGGAGAATTTCCTCTGGAATCCTTTATCCAGACGGATGCACCTATTAATCCAGGAAATTCAGGTGGTGCTTTGGTAAATGTAAAAGGAGAATTGGTAGGTATAAATACAGCCATATTAAGTAGGACAGGATCCTACACCGGCTATGGTTTTGCCGTTCCAGTGGATATAGCCACCAAAATTGCCAATGACCTCATCCGATACGGAGAGGTTCAAAAGGCTATTCCTGGGATTGAAGTCAATGTAATTACTAAGGAATTGGCGGAAACCATGGATTTAAAATCTTTGGATGGCGTAATAGTTTCACATGTTATAAGAAATGGAGCAGCAGAGAAATCAGGAATCAAACAGAATGATATTATCGTTCAGATTGACGGGAATGCAATTACCGGTAAAGGTAGTTTTGAAGAAGCCCTTTCCTACTACTACCCTGGTGATAAGATAACAATCACTTACCTAAGAGAAGGGAAACAGAGAAATGTTCAAATTACCCTGCAAAACCTTCTGGGAGGAACAGGTGTTATTAAAAGGTCCTTTTATTCTTCTGCATTACTTGGTGCCAAATTAGAAACAATCAATGCGATTGAAATGGACCGTTATGGTATTCCATATGGAGTGAAAATCACCTCCGTCACACGCGGATATTTGAGAGATTTGGGATTTGGAGAAGGTTTTATTCTAACTCATATAAATGACGAACCAGTAAAAGATCCTGAGGAGGTAGGTAAGTTTCTAGAAGAATTTAGTGGGCAATTGCGAGTGGAAGGACTTACTCCTGGAGGTCGCTCTTTTGCACAGTCGTATTCTGTCAGATAA
- the hslU gene encoding ATP-dependent protease ATPase subunit HslU, whose translation MNHLTPRQIVAELDKYIIGQTEAKRNVAIALRNRIRRLMVKSDLQKDIVPNNILMIGSTGVGKTEIARRLAKIANAPFTKVEASKFTEVGYVGRDVESMVRDLVEHSVTLVKETKNEEVKEKAAVIVEDILLDILIPPVRGTGFSTSNQKENFNPDNASEQELNEKTRERFKEKLKNGELEDRKIEINVKQSSPAGIGMVGNGMMDEASMAGIQDMLSNMMPKRTKKRKVTIAEARKILMEEEASKLIDFDEVKEQAIKLTENNGIIFIDEIDKIASGSSKSSGPDVSREGVQRDLLPIVEGSAVNTKYGLVNTDHVLFIAAGAFHVSKPSDLIPELQGRFPIRVELTSLTQEDFYKILKDPKNALTKQYQALFEAEEVYLEYTDEAIQEIATIAFSINEEVENIGARRLHTVMSHLLNDFLFEVPDSIGPNSKIMITKELVNERLNSLVKNRDLSQYIL comes from the coding sequence ATGAATCATTTAACACCAAGGCAAATTGTTGCCGAACTGGATAAATATATCATTGGCCAAACGGAAGCCAAAAGAAATGTAGCGATCGCATTGAGAAATCGAATTCGCCGACTTATGGTGAAATCTGACCTTCAAAAGGATATTGTTCCGAATAACATTTTAATGATCGGTTCTACTGGAGTTGGTAAAACTGAAATTGCGCGTAGACTGGCAAAAATCGCCAATGCTCCTTTCACTAAAGTAGAAGCTTCCAAATTCACCGAAGTGGGTTATGTCGGCAGAGATGTTGAATCCATGGTTAGGGATTTGGTAGAACATTCTGTAACTCTGGTAAAGGAAACAAAAAATGAAGAAGTTAAGGAAAAAGCGGCTGTAATCGTAGAGGACATACTTCTTGATATTTTGATCCCACCTGTAAGAGGGACTGGTTTCAGTACATCAAACCAAAAAGAAAACTTCAATCCTGACAATGCCAGCGAACAGGAACTCAATGAAAAAACCCGCGAAAGGTTTAAAGAGAAACTGAAAAATGGAGAACTGGAAGACAGAAAGATCGAGATCAATGTAAAACAGTCCTCTCCAGCAGGTATTGGCATGGTAGGAAATGGCATGATGGATGAAGCCAGCATGGCTGGAATTCAAGATATGCTAAGTAATATGATGCCAAAACGCACTAAAAAGCGAAAGGTAACCATAGCTGAAGCAAGGAAGATCTTAATGGAAGAAGAAGCTTCTAAGCTAATAGATTTTGATGAAGTAAAGGAACAAGCCATAAAGCTTACAGAAAACAACGGGATAATTTTTATCGATGAAATAGATAAAATTGCCTCTGGTTCCAGCAAATCAAGTGGACCTGATGTAAGCAGGGAAGGTGTGCAACGTGATTTGTTGCCTATTGTTGAAGGAAGTGCAGTCAATACCAAATATGGTTTGGTTAACACAGATCATGTATTGTTTATAGCAGCAGGAGCTTTCCATGTAAGCAAACCATCTGACCTTATCCCTGAATTGCAAGGTAGATTTCCTATCAGAGTGGAATTGACAAGCCTTACCCAGGAAGACTTTTACAAGATCTTAAAAGATCCGAAAAACGCATTGACAAAACAATATCAAGCTTTGTTTGAAGCTGAAGAAGTCTATCTGGAGTATACTGATGAGGCCATTCAGGAAATTGCAACTATCGCTTTTAGTATTAACGAAGAAGTTGAGAATATTGGTGCCAGAAGGCTTCATACAGTCATGAGTCATTTGCTAAACGACTTCCTGTTCGAAGTTCCGGACAGCATCGGGCCCAATAGCAAGATCATGATTACAAAAGAGCTAGTCAATGAAAGGCTAAATTCCCTTGTGAAAAACAGGGACCTTTCACAGTACATATTGTAA